The genomic window ACTGTTGCTCCTGCCTTATTGGCATTTGGAGATCAGACCAACATGTACCTCTTTGGAGAGATAATTAGGGTTTCTTCACCCCTGATTCTTTTCACTTCAGTTAATATACCGGTAATTAGAATGGTTTTATATTATAGTTAATGCTCTATTCGCCTTTGAGAACATTTTGCACAACAGACAGGCAGGGTATGCATATGTTCATATTTATTTGATCAGGAAGGAAAGTTGCCCAAGTCTACCACTCCCTTTCATTTTTAGGGGAAACACAGTTCTCCTTATTCTGTATTGTTATGTGTCTTTACATTGCTTCTCTTTGTTCAGGACGGCAAGACTGAAAGAATGAAGCTTTTTGGGAGCTGGGCTGGATTtacccctcctcctccccatacAGATTTACAAACAACGAAAGTGCATTCATTCTGTTTTTTCTTAGTTTTACACATTGTTACTGCCAAAACAAGACAAAGTTGAGCATGTGATGGGTCCTTTCTTAGAGAAGACACCCAACTAACAGGCAAAATATCTGGGATTCAGAACCAAACACCACCCCATGAATTAAAAGATTGCAATAACGAAGATGGAAACAACTACATTAAACATAACTTGTTTTCACATTAGATTACTATGAAGGATTATTCCAAGTGATCAAATGAAGGTATTATCACAGGCATGTTATCATCACAGCTCCAGACTTTCTATATCACTTTGGAATTAGTAAGGTTCAATTCTCTGCACAGAAATTTCACACAAGCAAGTACACAAGCATCTTGCATTAGAATGCAAAACTGATATGGATTTTGCATTTTCTGTGTAGCATCTTTTATGCATTTATGAAACAATATGACATTGTAAAATCAGTCCCTAAGTATAAGCAGGATGGCTACTACTGCATTAAAGTGAACCAAAGCAATCCTGAGACATCCGCTCCAGGTTCTAGCTTGACATCCTATTTCGTCTGCATTGCCTAACATACACACTTGAGACTTAAAATAGCCTACACTCATGTGAACAGCAGGAACCAAATATAAGCGACTGGTGTGTATTTCTGATTGATCCCCTCTAAGCTACTAAAATGAGTCACAGGCCAAAGCTCAATCCATTTTGTTAAGTCATGCCATTATGTACAGTTGCTATGAATATACTCCGAGTTCTTAAGAAGTTCTGCATTAGGTTAAGCTAGAGCTCACAAAGCCAGCCGTAATATTGTTCCCATTTTCCCATCTATTCCTAAACATTACATTATGTTGAACTGGATGGTACTGTACTGTAAAATTCGAGCCATTCGAACATTCTTGACAGTGTTAAAAGATATCGTAACCCACAATGTCacaatctttatttttaaaaaagggaataagTTAAGATCTAAATAACCATAGCTGTTCTAGAACTCCCTCAGGGTTCTTGCAAATATTAATTCCTCAACAATTAAAAACTCGTAAAAATGTAATGTCCGGGTTTATAAGCACTTAAAAGCAGTTTACTTCTTTGGCCATCATGGGAAATGAGATTTAACAAATGACTGTATCTTCTTTGAAGCTATTAGCATGAGGAGGGAGCACAAAGATCAACAGAGATAgatagacttccgggttggcgccattgtttaatggcggattccctccgagctccggagggaatcggctccgtagcgtctgggtctgcccgctgcggcgaagcggagacccttaaaatcacaggcacggatgcctgtgaacacagagactcggcgggcaccatttgcgcccccccaatccgcgacggagcctttttaaaggcttcggaacggaggcagggtgaggcgtggtgctgagagtactccctcgcctacggagtgaagccgcaagccattgacagagagcgccaacttcttccaagaccgattggactccaaaacataaacccgtgagtaatacggagattggaactttaaaatttctaattctggatttggaacgagcgggaaggggctaaaaaggaagtccaccccccctctttgtaaacaatttaaagcaaaggactgggcagctaaggtcgagagaatctgtttcttgtttttcaatgaaagatcctgacttcacggttttgacactataagaagatttactggaggataaaaagaattttgggagctgaaatttcacccaccccccgagacccgggaacgtcctatgagaaagcctgttgcattgaagattttgacagctgtcaagtgagctgttagtcagctagttgtcagctggaaaaagagaacattgtttctaccgtttttgctggtttacttggtataacttgttgaaaataaggagggctgatacaaaataactggatttttggttttgagttgaaaggaacatcaaggatctaaaatccccctagaggggtaatagggacattacatcacaaaaatggttggagtatgtaaattccaagcagaattggacagagcactcgttctcttgggaaacttgcaagatgaatacaatgctttgtctacaaaggtatcactactatactggacagtaaacaacagtttagagcctgataaggatttgaaacaggaagcctgttcaactgaacaaataaatgaaactgaaagtgtagatatgatggagcaatatgctgtttttgaagaaaatgaaggaggagcaggagatttgcaggagttaaaggagagttacaatatgaggcctgacatgatgataaaaaaggacaataaaaactggatgtggaaagcctggtctgaatgggagtttggaaaatggagagatcccctttggaggagatctgaagacctgaggattacaaatttgttgaaggtgaaagctggagctttggggacatttggatttgaaagaaatttgaaacaagagttggagcaccccataggctttgcttttaagtatggaggactggctggaagcaacatggattctgttgggccggagcccctccgagacttggggcttaacatcaaggactatcaaagagaccggcagaaaggaactgagagagatacaagggcctcggacgtgagatctccaggctaaattaataacataaagactgatggatattggttggggactggaaccgggaaaagggtgggtggaggttgggaatccaaagggtacataaggataatttgctttttatattttgttaatggtaaggaaattgggtaaatcgtggaagggaaattttggtcgattttaggaaaaaggtttaagaataattaatggggtataagtattgatgtgtgatattaatagggtaaaattggttttttttttctctttttaaattaattgaaaataaggctgttaaaaataaattgaggaaatggaaaaaagaagtaaagcaaaacaatagtatgttagaacaaatgtttaagttaaggtaaagaaataagttaaggacttgctgaactgacaatttaaattggaatacaagaaggggaggtgtgaggaggtctgagaaataaggttaagaataataagtatcagaaactttacgtgttttttctattttttgtttagttttgaatattatgtacttttgtgttttttttggtttgtttatttcttgtttttgtctgttgtgtgtttcttgaaaatgctaataaatatttaaaaaaaaaaaagatcaacagAGATAGGTAGCCTTTTGTCAGCCTCTGTAAAATATGGGGTGTCCTTTGGAGACAGGGAAGTGGAGAAGGGGTTGTATCCCACCACAGCACAAAGGCCAGAGCCAGTTAAGCCCAACCTCTGTCACACACTTATTCCAGAAATCGGCAGCAGAATTAATTAGCTTTCAGCTCACACCTGCTCTCCCTGAAAATAATAGAAGTTTTCTCCAGCCTTGGGTCCATTTCTCATAGCCTGTGCCCTTCATCTGTTTTGGTTCATCCCTGGTAACTTCTGATACCTCAACTGTATTCTATTAGTTGAGACCTACAACAGTACCCATTGGGCCTTGCGGGGGGAGGGGTCGTCCACTAAATATTTTTTGTGCTTCTGTAAACCTCAGGGACCCTCCACCCTGCAGATACTCTCATGTGTGGGTGGGCCTTGTTCTGGCTGCACAAGGACTGTCACTTGGGGAACCAAGATTGCTACTAGTATACATGATTAATATCTTCAACGTTTCCATTATTTGTTCTCTCTCCAAGAGCCACTGTTGGCGGCAGATACATTTTTCAATAAATACCACAAAACAAAGTATTTTCCATTTCTTAAAGTTTAAAATGTGTTGGCTTAGTAAAAAGTTTGCCACCACCTCTGAAGTTTACCTTGGCTCTGAGATCAGATCTTTGTTTAAACAGATCCTCAAAAAGCTCTTTGTAAGATCTTGAGCGTTGGGACGGTAACCCTAGTCCCTCATGGGATCCTGGAACCTGTGATACCATATCAAGGACATTAATAGATTCACAAGTTCAAAGGCTCAACAAGGAATCTGTTAGGCACTGTTGTACACCATCAGACAATAATATCACACAGCGGAAAGAATTATCCTTCTCATGAACCACATGCAGGTGAATTCATGCATTAGTAAACATCCCCACAGGTGAATAAGTAATTGCAAGATCAGGTTGTTCCGTCACCATATGGCCAGTTCTCCAAGAGATTAGAAAGCATTTTAACATGTCAAGACAAATGGCAAATGTTCTCACTTCTTTTGGTAATTAGCTTtaacccccatcattctacccagacactgaggtccagcgccgagggccttctgacggttccctcattgcgagaagccaagctacaaggaaccaggcagagggccttctcggtggtggcacccgccttgtggaacgccctcccaccagatgtcaaagagaacaacaactaccagacttttagaagacatctgaaggcagccctgtttagagaagcttttaatgtttgatgggttactgtattttaatatttttttggaagccgcccagagtggatgggaaagtccagccagatgggtggggtataaataaattattattattattattattattattattattattattattactactactactactaaaaatgTGCCTTTATAATTACAGGTATGCCTCCCTCTAACACCTGCCGTTTAGATTTCCCACCTTCTTAATACTGACCTTGTTTACTAGACTGATAATCTCTCAGATAACCTTTCCCTGCACTTCACGAATGAACTGTGATCTACCAGATTCTTAATTATCTTAGAGGGACTTCCTATATATGTAGCATTTTAAGATTTTGCTTAGTCATTGTTGCACTCTGAGCAAGTGAACTGGATGTGATACTTCTGACACACTGCAAGCTGCAATAATGCCTCTCTACGTCTGCTCAATTGATCCTGCAGGAAAATCATTATCAGGCTACTTGCCCTGCCCTTCACAGCACCACACGGTAAATTTATTTTCAGACGTTGCCCAGCCTCACCATAAAACATGCCGTATATTGCCAAAGGTAAATCCTTGCAGAGGCAACGCTGAAATTCATTTATAGTGCTCTATGAAGCAGACAGTTTAACAGCTCATCAGTGTCACCCGGTGATACTTGTGCATTGAAATTATTCTGGATCGTGGCATAACACTGTTTACCTGCACTCTAAGGTCAGACATCTGCTTTAGCAGATCTTCAAACAGTTCTCTGTCAGCAGCTGGAAGTTCTGAAGATAACACTACTCCCACATAGGATCCTGGCACCTGTGACATCAAGTCAGGGAACATGTAGACTCCTGTGCTACAGGAGAGGACAGGAGACTGGTTGCACATAAGAGGATACAGCCAGTCACaaacctggaaaagagaagaccaaAATAACATTTTGCACAGAACACTGTGGATTCAAATGAAGGATACATTAGCACTCATGTCATAGAACCGTTAGCACTCATTTCACAGCTGTGGCcagcaacacaaaacaaaatgtgaaAGTTACCTGAAGGAAAGCAGGGGGGCGATTCTGGGCCGCTGCAGCATCCGTGTCCAAGAACTTCACAATGCGAAGGTATCCAGGATACGAGGGAGCGCTCACTTGTCCATCAGGACTCACAAAGAATATCTGCACCCCGTGGGGAATGAGGATCAGTTCATCAGCATCTACCCCTAACGACTGAACAGGTGGAGGCTGTGTGCATTTCGTGTAGAAATCATCTCCGACCGAGGAGAACTCCCCAGAGTCTGTCCCGTACGACACAGTGTAGTGCCCACCCGTGGCCTCAGGTGTATAAGCTGGGGGTTCCTCAGTGGGCATTGCAGATGAAGGACTCATCACAGCAGCTTGCCCTTGGCTTGTACAGCCAGCATTTCCACCTGCTGCAGCCAGGTGTGATGGAGTCATCAGTGAATTCGGTACAGGAGGCCTCTCTGGCTTTTCTTTGGCTGGAATTGTTGGGTATATCCTGGGCGCTTCCATAGGAGGACACATAGCAATGGGTTTAGGCTGTGCATTTTCATCTAGAATGCTTAGGCGTGCAGTAACGTTTTGTAGCGTCTCTCTCATTTTTTGCTGCATTTGCCTGGCAGACTCCCATCGGTCCCCGGTGCATTCATGACCTTGGGACGGGACGCTAGTTCCCCTGAGCAAGTGGTCAATACCCTGCCTGTAGTAATTCCTTGCTTCTTCCTTCTGTCCAAGCTCATCTGCATTCAGGGCTTTATTAACAAACACAAATGCTTCCTTGTACTCTTCTTCAATCGTCTTCAAATTTGCACCCTCTTGCGCAGCTGAATCCCGTTCTTGATACATTACGGAAAACTGGATCACAGCAGGAGTAACTGGAGACAAAGCGGAAGAGAACACTTCCATTAAAGGAAACCAGCTATACTATACAGCTGtcaatatgagagagagaaaacaccctGGAGCTGCCATGTCATGTATAGTGAGCAGTAACAGCTTGAATTAAGGGATATATAGTGATCCTAAATTCCCGTAAAACAGGTTGCCTTGCCTTAAAAAAAGgcttagggtggtattcaactaagttttacctaACCTATCCACGATCATTAATTTCAGAAGGTCTACTTTGAACAAGACTATGGATACATAATCTTGATCTGCAAAACACTTTTACAGCATTATATAGCTGCTGTGCTTCTATAGTTAACCTTTAATTTACACAAACAATTGAATTACTATAATtagtactattatttattaactttatACAGCTCCCTTCTTCCAAAGATCTCCgagcggttcacaagataaagatacaggataaaagcacaaaacaaataattaaaaacacccccacacacacacacttaaaaggccatagaatattaatcagccaaaggcctggttgaagaggaacattgttGCCTGTCGCCTAAAGGagtataatgaaggcatcagcTGTAgccccctggggagagcattccacaaacagggagccactgcagaaaaggccagttcttgtgctgccaccctctgcacctctCGTGGAGGAAGCACATAATGAAGGGCCTCTGGTAACAATCACAGAGTCCTGGTCATTTTATATGGGGTTCTAACAATCCCCTCCCCAAATCACTTAGCACACTAGTGTTAAGAGTAGCCTTTCAATGACTGAAAAGCTCTTGAAAGCTATTTATATTGCACGGTATTTCAGTATTTGGTTTGACAGGCTGATATGCTGCTGTAAAGCTCAAGTTCcccatcatctgcaaacttaCGGCAAGTTTATATAATCAGGGACATCAAGGGATAaaatttgaatacagtg from Podarcis raffonei isolate rPodRaf1 chromosome 4, rPodRaf1.pri, whole genome shotgun sequence includes these protein-coding regions:
- the SPART gene encoding spartin isoform X4; its protein translation is MYQERDSAAQEGANLKTIEEEYKEAFVFVNKALNADELGQKEEARNYYRQGIDHLLRGTSVPSQGHECTGDRWESARQMQQKMRETLQNVTARLSILDENAQPKPIAMCPPMEAPRIYPTIPAKEKPERPPVPNSLMTPSHLAAAGGNAGCTSQGQAAVMSPSSAMPTEEPPAYTPEATGGHYTVSYGTDSGEFSSVGDDFYTKCTQPPPVQSLGVDADELILIPHGVQIFFVSPDGQVSAPSYPGYLRIVKFLDTDAAAAQNRPPAFLQVCDWLYPLMCNQSPVLSCSTGVYMFPDLMSQVPGSYVGVVLSSELPAADRELFEDLLKQMSDLRVQVPGSHEGLGLPSQRSRSYKELFEDLFKQRSDLRAKPAEASSDAINLAETVRIEPASEERERELPDWSEKMAHGILTGASWVSWGLVKGAEYTGKAIHKGASKLREHMQPEEKPMEVNPTVAKGLHVAKQATGGAVKVSQFLVEGVCSIASSVGRELAPHVKKHGSKLVPESLKKDKDGKSTFDGALVVAASGVQGTGMMRAMLLTTQ
- the SPART gene encoding spartin isoform X1, encoding MYQERDSAAQEGANLKTIEEEYKEAFVFVNKALNADELGQKEEARNYYRQGIDHLLRGTSVPSQGHECTGDRWESARQMQQKMRETLQNVTARLSILDENAQPKPIAMCPPMEAPRIYPTIPAKEKPERPPVPNSLMTPSHLAAAGGNAGCTSQGQAAVMSPSSAMPTEEPPAYTPEATGGHYTVSYGTDSGEFSSVGDDFYTKCTQPPPVQSLGVDADELILIPHGVQIFFVSPDGQVSAPSYPGYLRIVKFLDTDAAAAQNRPPAFLQVCDWLYPLMCNQSPVLSCSTGVYMFPDLMSQVPGSYVGVVLSSELPAADRELFEDLLKQMSDLRVQVPGSHEGLGLPSQRSRSYKELFEDLFKQRSDLRAKPAEASSDAINLAETVRIEPASEERERELPDWSEKMAHGILTGASWVSWGLVKGAEYTGKAIHKGASKLREHMQPEEKPMEVNPTVAKGLHVAKQATGGAVKVSQFLVEGVCSIASSVGRELAPHVKKHGSKLVPESLKKDKDGKSTFDGALVVAASGVQGFSTIWHGLESAAKCIAKNVSKETVQTVKYKYGDDAGHATDNAVSSAINVGVAAFNIDNIGIKAIVKKTAKETGHAVLDEYKIIEKNEKKEDGY
- the SPART gene encoding spartin isoform X3 codes for the protein MYQERDSAAQEGANLKTIEEEYKEAFVFVNKALNADELGQKEEARNYYRQGIDHLLRGTSVPSQGHECTGDRWESARQMQQKMRETLQNVTARLSILDENAQPKPIAMCPPMEAPRIYPTIPAKEKPERPPVPNSLMTPSHLAAAGGNAGCTSQGQAAVMSPSSAMPTEEPPAYTPEATGGHYTVSYGTDSGEFSSVGDDFYTKCTQPPPVQSLGVDADELILIPHGVQIFFVSPDGQVSAPSYPGYLRIVKFLDTDAAAAQNRPPAFLQVCDWLYPLMCNQSPVLSCSTGVYMFPDLMSQVPGSYVGVVLSSELPAADRELFEDLLKQMSDLRVQVPGSHEGLGLPSQRSRSYKELFEDLFKQRSDLRAKPAEASSDAINLAETVRIEPASEERERELPDWSEKMAHGILTGASWVSWGLVKGAEYTGKAIHKGASKLREHMQPEEKPMEVNPTVAKGLHVAKQATGGAVKVSQFLVEGVCSIASSVGRELAPHVKKHGSKLVPESLKKDKDGKSTFDGALVVAASGVQGFSTIWHGLESAAKCIAKNVSKETVQTVKYKFKSRGKGDESSVATKSEKQ
- the SPART gene encoding spartin isoform X2; the encoded protein is MYQERDSAAQEGANLKTIEEEYKEAFVFVNKALNADELGQKEEARNYYRQGIDHLLRGTSVPSQGHECTGDRWESARQMQQKMRETLQNVTARLSILDENAQPKPIAMCPPMEAPRIYPTIPAKEKPERPPVPNSLMTPSHLAAAGGNAGCTSQGQAAVMSPSSAMPTEEPPAYTPEATGGHYTVSYGTDSGEFSSVGDDFYTKCTQPPPVQSLGVDADELILIPHGVQIFFVSPDGQVSAPSYPGYLRIVKFLDTDAAAAQNRPPAFLQVCDWLYPLMCNQSPVLSCSTGVYMFPDLMSQVPGSYVGVVLSSELPAADRELFEDLLKQMSDLRVQPAEASSDAINLAETVRIEPASEERERELPDWSEKMAHGILTGASWVSWGLVKGAEYTGKAIHKGASKLREHMQPEEKPMEVNPTVAKGLHVAKQATGGAVKVSQFLVEGVCSIASSVGRELAPHVKKHGSKLVPESLKKDKDGKSTFDGALVVAASGVQGFSTIWHGLESAAKCIAKNVSKETVQTVKYKYGDDAGHATDNAVSSAINVGVAAFNIDNIGIKAIVKKTAKETGHAVLDEYKIIEKNEKKEDGY